In Felis catus isolate Fca126 chromosome A3, F.catus_Fca126_mat1.0, whole genome shotgun sequence, a single genomic region encodes these proteins:
- the PCARE gene encoding photoreceptor cilium actin regulator isoform X2, which yields MGCTPSHNDLVNSVAKSGIQFFKKPKAILPGRQGGSERCSTPSLLPTSTCYDSGGGLSQGQRLAQEQPSSQTQSSAEGLCQLPRDPTAGKGKDMEGLPPKAKTSQSHLGKSQSRTAKDIPSKTQSSHGSPGAASSGEASEESNTQERMLRCHTCGQQGHCCQNSIPAHEPQGKVDFPEPLVKAHQHAYTYLHSSLSKYEAILCITHQATQTQELLQPMVSFLLLCFDEVNRLLGEISKDGEVLLQEVREDLAWPLRKGEPQEQPDLLPQLLQHTVSKLLVLRGMVASLTGSFLESSSSYLHATASHVGKKLSTKRGVDECLLRALGQLESLVSGHSDPGTQGLPLCSEDSGIGADNESVQLADKLGKQASWDSVPEPAEWKPAFPATAEARLSGHTWQQSPFQMGSDRPQDCPLSRPPTAKVQPEAQGGAGGPCPSSTGPRNTTSSPLGMAKSTWRDSLGIGISREARFSKGPRLMGTSSLSEGEDSSPEEEEDQASSMSPCAWRESSSQPRPRSSPGSPESLFQPHPRRLRSPQAQEMILKMKEAISERIKFVPVPSGPQDWPEEEDRRTAVPPRPSTASGSRRAPVRQRRSQSEGCLKSQAEDPTLQELRRVQRDLSQRLEAFYALGARQQGQSAGQVPQPRAAALRPDNCRVTPSNTISKLKASLTKNFSILPSQDKSILQKCGPRPESEQPWWRRAEGLPVAIASGERASEAPGAMDWNVRGCPTRTSVKKLIETFSPTKSLRTLGDSKDSGPNPCLRKWGVPIMPPRFPIYRGLAPLYPKPQISPAASRDPLQVGPDWRPPPPIFPPVLTAEASKSEDLNFNCETEEDPEHLPPPPLEVLMDKSFTSLEPPESSKPAGSSSKETHVPGPGGADPARRTWASPKLRASMSPTDLLPSRSTTAPTRPHSTGPGGSKSGYGTKKLTWDLNHLPATSRNPEVEGSGAPSQAPADKAASLSKHPQKAIPWHHSSHTSGHNRTLGPSLARPTRGPHSPEAPRPSQERSTLLVRKASPSRGYWTPQAVRRQPSSHRPARPSAPSVHGSSSPPVSPPVSPKVLSPPTTKKGASPATRQHKPPSPPPASPPTRHKASSPPTQHTEASSPSSGASPSPPVSPTEGQETRGSENNQAATAKVSGNTCSIFCPATSSLFEAALPPSTAHPLTPPSLPPEARGPRGTPAGCWRSSSGPRPRAGSQRGMALCALNPQPFVRRTASDRRPGLRLPLPVPGATSNACESPLSRSSSSEESPKKDTEPWSSPCAPELKGSGLDASPPELCVLGHGLQREARASRAQDKPQEKEVA from the exons ATGGGGTGCACACCTTCCCACAATGACCTTGTTAATAGCGTCGCTAAGAGTGGcatccagttttttaaaaagcccaaagCAATTTTGCCGGGACGTCAGGGGGGCAGTGAAAGATGCTCTACCCCTTCGCTGCTTCCCACCTCCACCTGCTATGACTCTGGGGGAGGCTTGTCCCAGGGACAGAGGCTGGCACAGGAGCAGCCAAGTTCCCAGACCCAAAGCTCGGCTGAAGGTCTTTGTCAGCTCCCAAGAGATCCCACTGCAGGCAAAGGGAAAGATATGGAAGGACTGCCCCCCAAAGCCAAAACCTCCCAATCCCACCTGGGCAAATCACAAAGCCGCACGGCTAAGGACATTCCGTCCAAGACACAGAGCTCCCACGGGTCACCAGGGGCAGCCTCCTCTGGGGAAGCCAGTGAAGAAAGTAACACCCAGGAAAGGATGCTGAGATGCCACACATGTGGCCAACAGGGCCATTGCTGCCAAAACAGCATTCCTGCTCACGAGCCTCAGGGCAAAGTGGACTTCCCCGAGCCCCTGGTGAAAGCGCACCAGCATGCCTATACCTACCTCCACTCCAGCCTCTCCAAATATGAAGCAATTCTGTGCATCACCCATCAGGCCACCCAGACCCAAGAGCTGCTCCAGCCCATGGTCAGCTTCCTGCTGCTGTGCTTTGATGAGGTCAACCGGCTCTTGGGGGAGATCTCCAAGGATGGAGAAGTGCTCCTCCAAGAAGTTAGGGAGGATCTGGCGTGGCCATTGAGGAAAGGAGAGCCCCAGGAGCAGCCGGACCTCCTACCACAGCTTCTGCAGCACACAGTCAGCAAGCTGCTGGTGCTCAGGGGCATGGTGGCCTCACTCACCGGCAGCTTCCTGGAGAGCTCCAGCAGTTACCTCCATGCCACCGCGAGCCACGTGGGAAAGAAGCTGAGCACAAAGAGGGGTGTGGATGAATGTCTCCTGCGGGCTCTGGGGCAACTGGAGAGCTTGGTGAGTGGCCACAGCGACCCTGGGACGCAGGGTCTGCCCTTGTGCTCCGAGGACAGTGGCATCGGTGCTGACAATGAGTCTGTGCAGCTGGCCGACAAGCTGGGCAAGCAAGCCAGCTGGGACTCAGTGCCGGAGCCCGCGGAATGGAAACCAGCGTTTCCAGCCACAGCGGAAGCCAGGCTCTCGGGACACACCTGGCAGCAAAGTCCTTTCCAGATGGGTTCAGACCGACCCCAGGACTGCCCGCTCTCGAGACCTCCTACGGCGAAGGTTCAGCCAGAGGCACAGGGTGGGGCCGGTGGCCCATGCCCCTCCAGCACGGGCCCAAGAAACACTACCTCCAGCCCCCTGGGGATGGCCAAAAGCACTTGGCGTGACTCCCTTGGGATTGGGATCTCCAGGGAAGCACGTTTTTCTAAAGGCCCCAGGTTGATGGGCACGTCTTCCCTCAGTGAAGGTGAGGACAGcagcccagaggaggaggaagaccaaGCGAGCAGCATGAGTCCCTGTGCATGGCGGGAAAGTTCTTCCCAACCACGGCCACGGTCTTCCCCTGGTAGCCCGGAAAGCCTGTTTCAGCCACACCCCAGGAGGCTTAGGAGCCCCCAAGCCCAGGAAATGATTCTGAAgatgaaggaagcaatcagcgaAAGGATCAAGTTTGTCCCTGTGCCCTCGGGGCCCCAGGACTGGCCtgaggaggaggacaggaggaCGGCGGTCCCACCAAGACCCAGCACAGCCAGTGGCAGCAGGAGGGCCCCTGTGAGGCAGAGGAGGTCCCAGTCAGAGGGCTGTCTGAAGAGCCAGGCCGAGGACCCCACCCTCCAGGAGCTGCGGAGGGTCCAGAGAGACCTCAGCCAGAGGCTGGAGGCATTTTACGCCCTGGGCGCACGACAGCAGGGGCAGAGCGCGGGGCAGGTCCCGCAGCCCAGAGCAGCGGCTCTGAGGCCCGACAACTGCAGGGTCACCCCCAGCAACACCATCAGCAAGCTGAAGGCCTCTCTCACCAAGAACTTCAGCATTTTGCCAAGTCAGGACAAAAGCATCTTGCAGAAATGCGGTCCCCGCCCTGAGAGTGAACAGCCCTGGTGGCGGAGAGCTGAGGGGCTTCCGGTGGCCATTGCGTCGGGTGAGAGGGCCAGTGAGGCTCCAGGAGCCATGGACTGGAATGTCAGGGGCTGCCCCACCAGAACATCGGTCAAGAAACTCATTGAAACTTTCAGTCCCACTAAGAGTCTGAGAACACTGGGGGATTCCAAGGACTCTGGGCCAAACCCCTGCCTCAGGAAATGGGGGGTCCCCATCATGCCTCCCAGATTTCCCATTTACAGGGGGCTTGCCCCTTTGTATCCAAAGCCACAAATTTCTCCAGCAGCAAGCAGAGACCCCCTCCAGGTGGGGCCAGACTGGAGGCCCCCACCTCCTATTTTTCcccctgtgctcacagcagaaGCATCCAAGAGTGAGGATCTCAATTTCAACTGTGAAACAGAGGAGGACCCAGAGCATCTCCCTCCACCGCCTCTGGAAGTCCTGATGGACAAATCCTTCACCTCTCTGGAGCCCCCAGAAAGCAGCAAGCCAGCAGGGAGCTCCTCCAAGGAGACCCATGTGCCAGGGCCGGGAGGGGCTGACCCTGCCCGGAGAACGTGGGCTTCCCCAAAGCTAAGAGCCTCCATGAGCCCCACTGACCTGCTACCCAGCAGGAGCACGACTGCCCCCACCAGGCCCCACAGCACAGGACCAGGGGGCAGCAAGAGCGGCTACGGCACCAAAAAGCTCACCTGGGACCTTAACCACCTGCCAGCAACCAGCAGAAACCCAGAGGTGGAGGGCAGCGGGGCTCCGAGTCAGGCACCTGCAGACAAGGCTGCCAGCCTGTCCAAGCATCCCCAGAAGGCCATCCCCTGGCACCACTCCAGCCACACATCTGGGCACAACAGGACCTTGGGACCCAGCCTGGCCAGGCCAACACGGGGGCCACATTCTCCTGAGGCCCCAAGACCGAGCCAGGAGAGAAGCACCCTGCTGGTCAGGAAGGCCTCTCCCTCAAGGGGATACTGGACACCCCAAGCAGTCAGGAGGCAGCCCTCCTCTCACAGACCTGCCCGGCCAAGTGCTCCTTCTGTGCATGGCTCCTCCAGCCCACCTGTCAGCCCTCCGGTGAGCCCCAAGGTGCTAAGCCCCCCAACAACGAAGAAAGGAGCTTCCCCAGCAACACGGCAGCACAAGCCGCCCAGCCCTCCCCCCGCGAGCCCACCCACACGTCACAAGGCCTCCAgcccccccacccagcacacAGAAGCAAGTTCCCCTTCCTCTGGcgcctccccatcccccccagtGTCCCCTACTGAGGGACAGGAAACAAGAGGTTCTGAGAACAATCAGGCAGCCACAGCCAAAGTGTCTGGGAACACGTGTTCCATATTCTGTCCAGCCACCTCCTCTCTGTTTGAAGCTGCGCTGCCACCTTCGACCGCCCACCCGCTCACCCCACCATCGCTGCCACCTGAAGCCAGGGGCCCTCGTGGGACCCCCGCAGGATGCTGGAGGAGCAGCTCAGGGCCACGGCCGAGGGCGGGCTCACAGCGGGGCATGGCCCTGTGTGCCCTCAACCCTCAGCCTTTCGTCAGGAGGACAGCTTCTGACCGCCGGCCAGGTCTCCGCCTCCCGCTGCCCGTCCCCGGTGCCACCAGCAACGCTTGTGAATCCCCACTCAGCAGGAGCAG CAGCAGTGAGGAGAGCCCCAAAAAGGACACTGAGCCATGGAGCAGCCCCTGTGCCCCGGAACTAAAGGGTTCTGGCTTGGATGCATCTCCCCCAGAGCTCTGCGTGTTGGGCCACGGGCTGCAGCGGGAGGCCAGAGCCAGCCGCGCCCAGGACAAGCCTCAAGAGAAGGAAGTAGCCTGA
- the PCARE gene encoding photoreceptor cilium actin regulator isoform X1: MGCTPSHNDLVNSVAKSGIQFFKKPKAILPGRQGGSERCSTPSLLPTSTCYDSGGGLSQGQRLAQEQPSSQTQSSAEGLCQLPRDPTAGKGKDMEGLPPKAKTSQSHLGKSQSRTAKDIPSKTQSSHGSPGAASSGEASEESNTQERMLRCHTCGQQGHCCQNSIPAHEPQGKVDFPEPLVKAHQHAYTYLHSSLSKYEAILCITHQATQTQELLQPMVSFLLLCFDEVNRLLGEISKDGEVLLQEVREDLAWPLRKGEPQEQPDLLPQLLQHTVSKLLVLRGMVASLTGSFLESSSSYLHATASHVGKKLSTKRGVDECLLRALGQLESLVSGHSDPGTQGLPLCSEDSGIGADNESVQLADKLGKQASWDSVPEPAEWKPAFPATAEARLSGHTWQQSPFQMGSDRPQDCPLSRPPTAKVQPEAQGGAGGPCPSSTGPRNTTSSPLGMAKSTWRDSLGIGISREARFSKGPRLMGTSSLSEGEDSSPEEEEDQASSMSPCAWRESSSQPRPRSSPGSPESLFQPHPRRLRSPQAQEMILKMKEAISERIKFVPVPSGPQDWPEEEDRRTAVPPRPSTASGSRRAPVRQRRSQSEGCLKSQAEDPTLQELRRVQRDLSQRLEAFYALGARQQGQSAGQVPQPRAAALRPDNCRVTPSNTISKLKASLTKNFSILPSQDKSILQKCGPRPESEQPWWRRAEGLPVAIASGERASEAPGAMDWNVRGCPTRTSVKKLIETFSPTKSLRTLGDSKDSGPNPCLRKWGVPIMPPRFPIYRGLAPLYPKPQISPAASRDPLQVGPDWRPPPPIFPPVLTAEASKSEDLNFNCETEEDPEHLPPPPLEVLMDKSFTSLEPPESSKPAGSSSKETHVPGPGGADPARRTWASPKLRASMSPTDLLPSRSTTAPTRPHSTGPGGSKSGYGTKKLTWDLNHLPATSRNPEVEGSGAPSQAPADKAASLSKHPQKAIPWHHSSHTSGHNRTLGPSLARPTRGPHSPEAPRPSQERSTLLVRKASPSRGYWTPQAVRRQPSSHRPARPSAPSVHGSSSPPVSPPVSPKVLSPPTTKKGASPATRQHKPPSPPPASPPTRHKASSPPTQHTEASSPSSGASPSPPVSPTEGQETRGSENNQAATAKVSGNTCSIFCPATSSLFEAALPPSTAHPLTPPSLPPEARGPRGTPAGCWRSSSGPRPRAGSQRGMALCALNPQPFVRRTASDRRPGLRLPLPVPGATSNACESPLSRSSSSSEESPKKDTEPWSSPCAPELKGSGLDASPPELCVLGHGLQREARASRAQDKPQEKEVA; encoded by the exons ATGGGGTGCACACCTTCCCACAATGACCTTGTTAATAGCGTCGCTAAGAGTGGcatccagttttttaaaaagcccaaagCAATTTTGCCGGGACGTCAGGGGGGCAGTGAAAGATGCTCTACCCCTTCGCTGCTTCCCACCTCCACCTGCTATGACTCTGGGGGAGGCTTGTCCCAGGGACAGAGGCTGGCACAGGAGCAGCCAAGTTCCCAGACCCAAAGCTCGGCTGAAGGTCTTTGTCAGCTCCCAAGAGATCCCACTGCAGGCAAAGGGAAAGATATGGAAGGACTGCCCCCCAAAGCCAAAACCTCCCAATCCCACCTGGGCAAATCACAAAGCCGCACGGCTAAGGACATTCCGTCCAAGACACAGAGCTCCCACGGGTCACCAGGGGCAGCCTCCTCTGGGGAAGCCAGTGAAGAAAGTAACACCCAGGAAAGGATGCTGAGATGCCACACATGTGGCCAACAGGGCCATTGCTGCCAAAACAGCATTCCTGCTCACGAGCCTCAGGGCAAAGTGGACTTCCCCGAGCCCCTGGTGAAAGCGCACCAGCATGCCTATACCTACCTCCACTCCAGCCTCTCCAAATATGAAGCAATTCTGTGCATCACCCATCAGGCCACCCAGACCCAAGAGCTGCTCCAGCCCATGGTCAGCTTCCTGCTGCTGTGCTTTGATGAGGTCAACCGGCTCTTGGGGGAGATCTCCAAGGATGGAGAAGTGCTCCTCCAAGAAGTTAGGGAGGATCTGGCGTGGCCATTGAGGAAAGGAGAGCCCCAGGAGCAGCCGGACCTCCTACCACAGCTTCTGCAGCACACAGTCAGCAAGCTGCTGGTGCTCAGGGGCATGGTGGCCTCACTCACCGGCAGCTTCCTGGAGAGCTCCAGCAGTTACCTCCATGCCACCGCGAGCCACGTGGGAAAGAAGCTGAGCACAAAGAGGGGTGTGGATGAATGTCTCCTGCGGGCTCTGGGGCAACTGGAGAGCTTGGTGAGTGGCCACAGCGACCCTGGGACGCAGGGTCTGCCCTTGTGCTCCGAGGACAGTGGCATCGGTGCTGACAATGAGTCTGTGCAGCTGGCCGACAAGCTGGGCAAGCAAGCCAGCTGGGACTCAGTGCCGGAGCCCGCGGAATGGAAACCAGCGTTTCCAGCCACAGCGGAAGCCAGGCTCTCGGGACACACCTGGCAGCAAAGTCCTTTCCAGATGGGTTCAGACCGACCCCAGGACTGCCCGCTCTCGAGACCTCCTACGGCGAAGGTTCAGCCAGAGGCACAGGGTGGGGCCGGTGGCCCATGCCCCTCCAGCACGGGCCCAAGAAACACTACCTCCAGCCCCCTGGGGATGGCCAAAAGCACTTGGCGTGACTCCCTTGGGATTGGGATCTCCAGGGAAGCACGTTTTTCTAAAGGCCCCAGGTTGATGGGCACGTCTTCCCTCAGTGAAGGTGAGGACAGcagcccagaggaggaggaagaccaaGCGAGCAGCATGAGTCCCTGTGCATGGCGGGAAAGTTCTTCCCAACCACGGCCACGGTCTTCCCCTGGTAGCCCGGAAAGCCTGTTTCAGCCACACCCCAGGAGGCTTAGGAGCCCCCAAGCCCAGGAAATGATTCTGAAgatgaaggaagcaatcagcgaAAGGATCAAGTTTGTCCCTGTGCCCTCGGGGCCCCAGGACTGGCCtgaggaggaggacaggaggaCGGCGGTCCCACCAAGACCCAGCACAGCCAGTGGCAGCAGGAGGGCCCCTGTGAGGCAGAGGAGGTCCCAGTCAGAGGGCTGTCTGAAGAGCCAGGCCGAGGACCCCACCCTCCAGGAGCTGCGGAGGGTCCAGAGAGACCTCAGCCAGAGGCTGGAGGCATTTTACGCCCTGGGCGCACGACAGCAGGGGCAGAGCGCGGGGCAGGTCCCGCAGCCCAGAGCAGCGGCTCTGAGGCCCGACAACTGCAGGGTCACCCCCAGCAACACCATCAGCAAGCTGAAGGCCTCTCTCACCAAGAACTTCAGCATTTTGCCAAGTCAGGACAAAAGCATCTTGCAGAAATGCGGTCCCCGCCCTGAGAGTGAACAGCCCTGGTGGCGGAGAGCTGAGGGGCTTCCGGTGGCCATTGCGTCGGGTGAGAGGGCCAGTGAGGCTCCAGGAGCCATGGACTGGAATGTCAGGGGCTGCCCCACCAGAACATCGGTCAAGAAACTCATTGAAACTTTCAGTCCCACTAAGAGTCTGAGAACACTGGGGGATTCCAAGGACTCTGGGCCAAACCCCTGCCTCAGGAAATGGGGGGTCCCCATCATGCCTCCCAGATTTCCCATTTACAGGGGGCTTGCCCCTTTGTATCCAAAGCCACAAATTTCTCCAGCAGCAAGCAGAGACCCCCTCCAGGTGGGGCCAGACTGGAGGCCCCCACCTCCTATTTTTCcccctgtgctcacagcagaaGCATCCAAGAGTGAGGATCTCAATTTCAACTGTGAAACAGAGGAGGACCCAGAGCATCTCCCTCCACCGCCTCTGGAAGTCCTGATGGACAAATCCTTCACCTCTCTGGAGCCCCCAGAAAGCAGCAAGCCAGCAGGGAGCTCCTCCAAGGAGACCCATGTGCCAGGGCCGGGAGGGGCTGACCCTGCCCGGAGAACGTGGGCTTCCCCAAAGCTAAGAGCCTCCATGAGCCCCACTGACCTGCTACCCAGCAGGAGCACGACTGCCCCCACCAGGCCCCACAGCACAGGACCAGGGGGCAGCAAGAGCGGCTACGGCACCAAAAAGCTCACCTGGGACCTTAACCACCTGCCAGCAACCAGCAGAAACCCAGAGGTGGAGGGCAGCGGGGCTCCGAGTCAGGCACCTGCAGACAAGGCTGCCAGCCTGTCCAAGCATCCCCAGAAGGCCATCCCCTGGCACCACTCCAGCCACACATCTGGGCACAACAGGACCTTGGGACCCAGCCTGGCCAGGCCAACACGGGGGCCACATTCTCCTGAGGCCCCAAGACCGAGCCAGGAGAGAAGCACCCTGCTGGTCAGGAAGGCCTCTCCCTCAAGGGGATACTGGACACCCCAAGCAGTCAGGAGGCAGCCCTCCTCTCACAGACCTGCCCGGCCAAGTGCTCCTTCTGTGCATGGCTCCTCCAGCCCACCTGTCAGCCCTCCGGTGAGCCCCAAGGTGCTAAGCCCCCCAACAACGAAGAAAGGAGCTTCCCCAGCAACACGGCAGCACAAGCCGCCCAGCCCTCCCCCCGCGAGCCCACCCACACGTCACAAGGCCTCCAgcccccccacccagcacacAGAAGCAAGTTCCCCTTCCTCTGGcgcctccccatcccccccagtGTCCCCTACTGAGGGACAGGAAACAAGAGGTTCTGAGAACAATCAGGCAGCCACAGCCAAAGTGTCTGGGAACACGTGTTCCATATTCTGTCCAGCCACCTCCTCTCTGTTTGAAGCTGCGCTGCCACCTTCGACCGCCCACCCGCTCACCCCACCATCGCTGCCACCTGAAGCCAGGGGCCCTCGTGGGACCCCCGCAGGATGCTGGAGGAGCAGCTCAGGGCCACGGCCGAGGGCGGGCTCACAGCGGGGCATGGCCCTGTGTGCCCTCAACCCTCAGCCTTTCGTCAGGAGGACAGCTTCTGACCGCCGGCCAGGTCTCCGCCTCCCGCTGCCCGTCCCCGGTGCCACCAGCAACGCTTGTGAATCCCCACTCAGCAGGAGCAG CAGCAGCAGTGAGGAGAGCCCCAAAAAGGACACTGAGCCATGGAGCAGCCCCTGTGCCCCGGAACTAAAGGGTTCTGGCTTGGATGCATCTCCCCCAGAGCTCTGCGTGTTGGGCCACGGGCTGCAGCGGGAGGCCAGAGCCAGCCGCGCCCAGGACAAGCCTCAAGAGAAGGAAGTAGCCTGA